The window CCCACTGTCGGTTTCCAGACGACGGATGACCGTGGCGGTATTGGCGATTTCGCCGCGCATTTGGGTGATGGTGTGAATGGTGCCCTGCATGACTTTTTCGCCTTGCTGGGCGGACTGGTCGGCATCATCGGCGGCGCGTGCCGCATCGGCGGCGTGACGTGCGACTTCTTGCGCGGTAGCGGACATTTCGTTCATCGCCGTGGCCACCTGATCGGTGCGGTTGAACTGCTCATTAGTGCCGCTGGCCATCAGGGTTGCGATGGAATTCAGTTCACCGCTGGCGCTGTCCAGATCCGAGGCGCTGCGCTGCAAACGGTTGAAGGTTTCGGCAAGAAAATCGCGCAGGGTATTGGCGGCTATCGCCAGTTTTCCCAGTTCGTCCTGACGGGTGCTGGCCACGCGTTCGGCGAAACGCCCCTGGCTGAGTTGCGCCACGTACTCGATCAGTTTGCGAATCGGTTCGACCAGGTTGCGGTTGACCAGCCACAGGCTCAACAACCCGATCAACAGCCCCGAAGCGAGCATCACTATGATCCCCAGCAACACGGTGCGGTCGGCGTCGGCGCTGATCAGCTTCGATTGCTCGGCCCCTTGCTTGCGTAACTCACTGACCAACTCACTCATCTGATCGCTGGTTGCGCGGTCGACACCTTTGACCGCCGTATCACCAGCCGTTGGGTCGGCGCCTGCCGCCACGTAGGCGTCACGGCCCTTCCGATAAGCCGCGCCCAACAGACGATGTTCGTCCCGCAGGCGTTCGATGCGCGTCTTGAGTGACGGCTCGATACCCTTCTGCCCGGCCAGTTCACCGAGGATGCCCTGCACATCGCGCTGACGGTCTTCGAATTGCTTCCAGTATTTGTCCAGATCCGCAGGCTGCTTGCCGCGTAGCAGAACGTTTTTCCACTCTTGTACCTGCACCTTGAATTGCAGGTTGGCTTCATCGATCAATTGCGAGGTGTGCAGCGGGCCTTCGATCAGATTCGCGTAGTTCTGAACACCGCTGGACAGAAAGTGAAAGCAGGCCAACGCGATCAACAGCATCGCGAACAAGCTGCCGCTCAGCAGGGCGAGAATTTGCGCTCTCAAGGACTTTTGCAAAAACATCGGAAGGTACTCATGACAGGAATGAGGCACGCCGGGCGAGGCGTGAAAGAAGTCCGGACATCCCTGTCTGCGACCTTGGCCAGCGGTCAAAGCCGTGCGAGTTAACGTAGGCAAGATCGGCGGGCCAGAGCGGTTCTTTAACCAATTCCGACCGTCGGTAGCGCCATCATTTCGCCTCCACCGCCTTGTCACAAAACGGTCAAAACTCCTTGCAATGATGCGGTTCAAGTGAACCTGTGAAACCCGCAACAGGCGCCTCCTCACATCGAGACCCCATGAACCACAGCATCGACCAACGTCATCGCGACACCGACCTGTTCGGTCTGCTGTACGGTTTCAGTTTTCGCCCCGGCGAGCGCGGCCGCGAGCTCGATTCGGCCAAGGCGTTGCAGTGCCTGCAACAACCCGGCGACAACGACGAATTTCTCTGGCTGCACCTGAACCTGGCCCACGCCGCATGCGAGCGCTGGATGAAAAGCCATCTGCAATTGCCCGATGAATTTTTCGAAGCACTGCACGAAGGTTCGCGTTCGACGCGTATCGAGCATGTGGATTCGGCGTTGCTGGCGGTGGTCAACGACGTGGTGTTCAACCTCAGCAGCATGGTGTCGTCCGATGTTTCGACGTTGTGGGTCTGCGCCCGCAGTCGGCTGATCGTCAGCGCACGACTGCAACCGCTGCACTCGGTAGACAAGCTGCGCTCGTCGGTGAAGGCCGGTGAGTGCTTTCGCTCGCCACTGGAATTGCTGGTGCATCTGCTGCGCGATCAGGGGGAAGTGCTGACCCAGATCGTGCGCAAGACCAGCCTCAGTGTCGATCAGATCGAAGATGAGTTGCTGTCTTCGCGGCTGTCGACCAACCGCGCTGAGCTGGGTGCCAACCGACGGGTGCTGGTGCGCTTGCAACGCTTGTTGGCGCTGGAGCCGGGCTCGTTGCTGCGCCTGCTCAATCGCCCGCCGCAGTGGTTGCAAAAGGAAGACGTCAAGGAGCTGCGCAAGTCCACCGAGGAGTTCGCGCTGATCATTAACGACCTCACGGCGCTGGGCGAACGGATCAAGCTGTTGCAGGAGGAAATCGCCGCCAACCTCAACGAACAGAGCAACCGCACGCTGTTCACCCTGACCGTGGTGACGGTGCTGGCGTTGCCGATCAACATCATCGCCGGGTTCTTTGGCATGAACGTCGGCGGGGTGCCGCTTTCCGGCGACCCGGAAGGGTTCTGGATTCTGGTGGCATTGGTCGCGACGTTTACCGTGATCGCCGGGCGTTGGGCATTCCGTAAGCGCCAGGATTATTAATATCGGAGCGCCTTCGATTCACTGTGGCGAGGGGACTTGTCGGAACGCCGCACCGCCCCGTTCGGCTGCGCAGCAGTCGTAAACCTGCAAAAACGATGTAACTGAAAGAATGCTGGGGGCCGCTTCGCGACCCAACGGGGGCAAGCTCCCTCGCCACAGGTACTGCATTCTGATCAACGGATCGGCAATAAACCCAAACACTGACTTAACTCAGCCTCTCTGTAACATTCAGCAACGATCATGGGCGACATTCCTTCTCTCCTCAGGATTGTCCGTCATGGCGACTCCTTCCTTCACCGCCACCCAGGCGCCCGCCAGTAGCGCCAAACCACAACTCGATAAAAAGCCCAGCCTGCTGACCCTCGTGATTTTCTTCGCGGTGCTGGGCAGCGGGTTGTTGTTTACCGCCTACAGCCTGATGCACGACATGAACGAGCTCGGCACCGTGGTGACCACCTGGACGCCGTTTCTGCTGTTGGGCGTGGCGCTGCTGATTGCCCTCGGCTTTGAATTCGTCAACGGTTTCCACGACACTGCCAACGCCGTGGCCACGGTGATTTACACCAACTCCTTGCCGCCAAATTTCGCGGTGGCCTGGTCCGGATTCTTCAACTTCCTCGGGGTGCTGCTGTCCAGCGGCGCGGTGGCGTTCGGCATCATCGCCCTGCTGCCGGTGGAGCTGATTCTGCAAGTCGGTTCTTCCGCTGGTTTCTCGATGATCTTCGCCCTGTTGATCGCCGCGATCCTGTGGAACCTCGGCACCTGGTGGCTGGGGTTGCCGGCGTCTTCGTCGCACACCCTCATTGGCTCGATCATCGGGGTCGGCGTGGCCAATGCCCTGATGCACGGCCGCGACGGCACTAGCGGCGTGGACTGGGCGCAGGCAACCAAAGTCGGTTACGCACTGTTGCTGTCGCCGCTGATCGGCTTCATGTTTGCGGCGCTGTTGCTGTTGGCCTTGCGGGCTTTCGTCAAGAATCGTGCGCTGTACAAAGCACCCAAGGGCGACACTCCGCCACCGTGGTGGATTCGCGGCATGTTGATCCTGACGTGCACCGGCGTGTCCTTCGCCCACGGCTCCAACGACGGCCAGAAAGGCATGGGCCTGATCATGCTGATTCTGGTGGGCACGCTGCCGATGGCTTACGCGCTGAACCGCACCATGCCGGCCGACCAGGCGCTGCAGTTTGCCGCCGTGGCCGAAGTCACCCAGCAAGCGCTGGTCAAAAATGCGCCGTTGCCAGCGCCGACCGACCCGCGCGCGGTGCTGTCCGAATACATGCGCAGCAAGGAAGCCTCACCGCAACTGATCCCCGCCCTGGCCGCGTTGACCGGCACTATCGGGAGTGAAGTGAAGGGCTACGGCTCGCTCGCAAAGGTCCCGGCCGAGGCCATGGGCAACGTGCGTAACGACATGTACCTGACCAGCGAAACCATTCGCCTGATGGACAAGAACAAGGTCGGCAACTTCGACGCCGATACCAATGGCAAGCTGCAACTGTTCAAGCAGCAGATCGACAACGCCACGCGGTTCATTCCGCTGTGGGTAAAAATCGCGGTGGCCATCGCTCTGGGGCTGGGCACCATGGTCGGCTGGAAACGTATCGTGGTGACGGTTGGCGAGAAGATCGGCAAAACCCACCTGACGTATGCTCAAGGCGCCTCGGCGGAAACCGTCGCGATGCTGACCATCGGCGCGGCGGACATGTTCGGCCTGCCGGTATCGACGACTCACGTACTGTCTTCGGGGGTGGCCGGAACCATGGTCGCCAATGGCGGCGGATTGCAGATGAAGACCATCCGCAACCTGCTGATGGCCTGGGTGCTAACCTTGCCGGCGGCGATTCTGTTGTCGGGCAGTTTGTATTGGCTGTTCACCCAACTCTTCTGATTCACCGCAGTTCCCATGTGGGAGTGAGCCTGCTCGCGATAGCGGTGCACACGTCGACATCAATGTCGAATGTGCTGACGCCATCGCGAGCAGGCTCGCTCCCACAGGTTATTCATGCAGCACATAAGACTGGCGCATCAGCACTCGCTCGCGTACCACGTCGTACACCCAGTGATAAACGTAGGTGTATGGCAGGAAAAACAGCAGCACACCGATATCCAGCAGGAACGCTTGCCACAGGCTGACCTTCAACCACCAGGCAATCAACGGCACCCCCACCGCAACCAGACCGCCTTCGAACAACAGCGCATGGACTACACGTACCCAGGCGTTGCGCACCAGGTTGTAGTGTTTGAGCGCGCGGTCGAACAATCCGTTGAAGATCACGTTCCAGGCCAGGGCAAGTGCCGCGATTGCCATGGTCACGACGCCCATGTCGAGCAGCGGTTTGTCCATGATCCACGCCAGCAGCGGGGTGCAGATCAGGATGGCCAACAATTCGAAACCAATGGCCTGGAAAATACGTTCAGTAATGGATTTGTTGGCGCTCATGGCCAGACTCCTCTGAGTGACTGTGGTTGCCATGATCTTTCTTCACACCGATACTTCATAACCATTAACCATCGATCAAGGCGATAGTTCATGGCTTCTCAAGAAGTGTTGCAGGCCTTCGTTCAGGCCGCGACTCAAGGCTCGTTTTCCGCTGCGGCGCGCAAATTGGGCCGCAGTCAGTCGACCATCAGCGCCGCCGTGGCCAGCCTTGAAATCGACTTGAACCTGACGCTGTTCGACCGCAGCAGCCGCAAACCGAGCCTGACCCCGGCCGGGCACGTGATGCTGCAACGGGCCGAGGACATTCTGGCCGCCAGCAGCCGGCTGGAAATGACCGCCAGCCAACTGTCCCAAGGGGTCGAGCCGAAGCTGACCGTGGCGATTTCCGACACGTATCAATCCGACCGATTCGAAGCGGCGCTCAGCGCCTTCGAGCTGCGTTATCCCGACCTGGAACTTGAATGCCTGATCGCTGAGTGCGATGACCTGGTGGCCTTGGTGCAACGGGGTCGGGCGCAGGTGGCCTTCGCCGAAAAACAAGACAGTTACCCGCCGGACCTGGTCAGTTCGACCATGGAAGAACGAACCGAGATTGCCCTGTTCGTATCCCGCGAACATCCATTGGCGGCGCTGAGCCACATCGATCAGGGCGTGTTGCAACAACACCGGGAGCTGCGTCTGGCGACGATCGTCAATCCGTATGAAAGCCGTGCGAAGGGGCGCGTCTGGTCGGCGCCGAGTTATCTGATGCTGCTGGAAATGGCCCAGGGTGGATTCGGCTGGGCGCCGTTGCCGCGGTGGCTGGTGGAGCGGTTTGGGCAAGGCACGTTGCAGGAACTGGACGTGCGCGGCTGGCCGAAACCGGTGTTCGTCGATGCGCTGTGGTCGCGGCTGCATCCGCCGGGGCCGGCGGGGAGTTGGTTACTCGGCAAGATGCTGGAATAGCGGTGCTCGCGAAGAGGCCCGCAAGATCACATCACTTCAGCTCCCGCAACCGGGCCTCGATAAACCGTCGTTCCGGCACTTGCTGCGTCAACTCCAACGCCCGCTGATAAGCCGCCCGCGCCTCCTCTACCCTTCCCAACTGCCGACAAAACTCCGCCCGCGCCGCGTGCGCCAAGTGGTAATCCAGCAAATCACCCCGCGCCAGGATCCCCTCGATCAACGTCAGTCCCGCCAACGGCCCATCCCGTTTGGAGATCGCCGCCGCACGGTTCAATTCGATCACCGGCGAAGGCGCTGCCCGCAACAGCACGTCATACAGACCCACAATCTCCAGCCAGTCCGTTTCCGCCGCCGTGGGCGCTTCAGCATGCGATGCCGCAATTGCCGCTTGCAGGCAATAAGGCCCGAAGCGCCGGGTTGTCAGTGCACGCTCCACCAGGGCGCAACCTTCAGCGATCATCTCGGCGTCCCACAACGAACGGTCCTGCTCATCCAGCACGATCAACTCGCCGCTCGCCGACGTCCTGGCCGTGCGTCGGGACTCGTGCAACAGCATCAGCGCCAGCAGTCCCATCACTTCAGGTTCCGGCAGCAGTTCCATCAACAAACGACCGAGCCGAATCGCCTCACGGGTCAAATCCTCACGGGTCAGTTCCGCGCCCATGGATGCGGAATAACCTTCGTTGAACACCAGATAAATCACCCGCAGCACGCTGTCCAGGCGCTCGGGCAATTCCGCCAGGGCCGGCACTTGATAAGGAATTTTTGCGTCACGGATTTTCGCCTTGGCCCGCACGATGCGCTGGGCGATGGTCGCTGGTGCCGACAGGAAGGCTCGGGCGATTTCCTCCGTGGTCAGGTCGCAGACTTCGCGCAGCGTCAACGGCACCTGGGCGTCCGCCGCGAGCGCCGGGTGACAACAGGTGAAAATCAGGCGCAGGCGATCGTCTTCCACGTCTTCGTCACTCCAGTCGGCCTGCTCCAGCGCCTCCAGTTGAGCGATCAGCATCGGTTGCGAAGCGACGAAGCGTGCACGCCGTCGCAACACATCAATGGCCTTGAAACGCCCCGTGGACACCAGCCAGGTCCGCGGATTGTCCGGCACACCGTCACGCTGCCAGCGCTCGACCGCGACGAAAAACGCTTCGTGCAAGGCTTCTTCGGCAAGATCGAAATCGCCGAGCAAACGAATCAGGGTCGCCAGAATCCGCCGTGAATCTTCGCGGTAAACCTGCTCGACCCGAGCTCGTACCGACTCGGCCGACATCAGGCGCCGGGGTTCAACTGACGAACGGGACGCACCTCAACACAGCCGACCCGGGCCGCCGGGATGTTGCCGGCGACCTGGATGGCTTCATTGAGATCCTTGGCATCGATCAGGTAGAAGCCGGCCAATTGCTCCTTGGTTTCGGCGAACGGGCCGTCGGTGATCGACATCTTCCCGTTGCGCATCCGCACCGTGGTCGCGGTCTGTACCGATTCCAGCGCCTCGGCGGCGACCATTCGGCCGCTGCCCTGGATCGCCTCGGCGTAAGCCATGCATTCCGCGTCATTCGGGCTCTCGGGCAGCGAGTGCAACTCGTGCTCGTTGCTGTAGACCAGGCATAAATACTTCATGGGGCTCTCCTGAATCGAACGGATCAACTATGGCTGCTGAGTGACGCTTTCGCGATATTCCCGACGAATCGGCCTGACGCTCAGGGTTCCAGGTTGAACAGCGCGGTGCCGCTCATCATGTCGAACGGGGCCGACCAGTGTTCGTGAACGATGCGCCATTGCCCGTCGTCGCGGCGATAGCAGGCGGTCACGCGCATCCAGCAGGCCTGGGTTTCGCCCTTCTCGTTGGTGCCGCCGCAATGGGCCAGCCAATGGGCGAAGGCGATGTGCTCGTCCGCCACGATGTTCATATGGTCGAAGTCGAACTTATGCGCGCCCTGGCACATTTCCATGCATTCCTGCCAATGCGCGCGGTAGGCGGCCTTGCCCCGAAACTGCAGGGCCTTGACCGCGTCATAGGAAACGATGTCCTCGGCATACAGCGGCATGAGTTTCTCGACATCCTTGGCGATGACCGCCTGGCGATAGGTGTCGATCAGGGTCTGGATTTCGTGGGTAGCGTTCATGGTGGTTCTCCGTGGTTTTTGTTGTGAAGACACCCTTAGTCGTCTGGCGAAAAACCAAATCGACAGTCCAAATAAAAATAATCCATGGACGCAAACTCGTTAGAATCCGAAACACATTTTCTTGGAAAAAGGACACTCCAGTGACAGCCCGACTCGTGCCTTACGACAGCCTGAATGCGCTCCAGCGCCAGCAGGTCGAAGCCATTGAAGTTCACAAAGAACAAATCAGGTTCTCCGGCGACATTCACGGTGCGTTGCACACTTTGCTGTCCAAACCCGGCCCCGGCGTGAAGGGATTTGCGCTACTGGTCGAGGATGTTCCCGTCGCCTTCCTGCTGCTCAAGCGCCCGCCCGTATTGCCGGCGTGGGCCAATGAACACAGCGCCACCCTGCACGCACTGCAAGTCGATCATCGGGCTCAGGGCAAAGGCTATGGCAAGGCCTGTCTGCAAGCCTTGCCCGACGTGGCGCGTCAGGCTTTTCCGGAAATAAAGGGGCTGGAGTTGTCGGTGGATGCGGATAACGCATCGGCCATCGCGCTTTATGCAAAATTCGGCTGGGTCGACAGCGGCGAAGCCTATAAGGGCCGGATCGGTTACGAACGGCGCATGGGGCTGGTTTTCTGAGGTGGTTATGCTCAACAGCATTGAAGAACTGGAAGCCCTCTACGGCCAGCCCCACGACCGCGCCGTACGCAAGCAGATCGCCTTTCTGAACGAGGACTATCAGGCGATGGTCCGCGCCTCGCCACTGGTGATCGTCAGCTCGGTGGGGCCTGACGGGATGGACGGTTCACCGCGGGGCGACACGCCGGGTTTCGTGCGGATCATTGATGAACGCACCCTGGCGATCCCGGATCGGCCGGGCAACAACCGCATCGACACGCTGCGTAACGTTGTGCTCGATTCGCGGGTGTCGCTACTGTTCATCATTCCCGGGATTGGCGAAACGTTGCGGGTTAACGGCACGGCACAGATCAGCGCCGAACCGGGGTTGCTGGAGAGCTTTGCGGTCAATGGCAAACCGGCGCGCACGGTGATGCTGGTGACGGTGGAAGCGGCGTACTTCCACTGCTCCAAGGCCATCGTTCGTTCGGACTTATGGAACCCTGAGAAACACCTCGAACGCTCTGCCCTGCCGACGGCGGGCGCGTTTCACAAGCGGTTGAACGATGGGCAGTTCGATGCCGAGACGTATGACCGCGAAGCGCCGGCTCGGGTGCGGGATAGCCTTTACTGACACAATCCTCCGCTTTACTCCTACAGAGTCCCAGGCGGTGACCTGTAGGAGTCTTCTCTCAAAGAAAAAAGAAACTTCACTCAAAGATTAAACACTTGGACTTCAATGTTTGTAAGGCGTTTCTGATTTTATATATAAATATTGACGAACAGCCTATGTCGACACTAGGGTTTTAGCACATGAACGCTATTACTTTTGCACTGGGGAACTCCAGGTAAAATACTTACCCATCTTTCTTCAGGTTGTCGTTCAGATTTAAGTGCCTCAGTTTATATTATCGCTATTACCCTGGGAGCAACATGAAATGACCGCCCTCGTAAAAACCTCGCAGTCAAAAATCTCGGACAATGAAATTTCCATACTAGATGGAAAAATCTTAATTCCGAAAAACTACCTACGCGAAAGAGCTTTTTTAGAAAGCACAAGCATTCTTATTGTTTCAGGATCTCTAATCGAAGGGATTGGAACCATTCATTCCGACATCGACTGTATCATTCTTTGCGAACAACGACCTAAAGCTAACAACATCGAAAACTGTGAACATGCATTGGTTACAGATATAAACTACCACTACATCACTGAAGATGAGGAGGTTCATAATACAACAAATTTTTACGGCAACACCAGCATCCACATTGATGCAGACTATATAACATTTTCCGAACTGGAAGAAATTTTTGCGAAAATTGAAAAAGCATTTGATGAAATCACCGATGATCAACGTTTTCTCTATGACCCAGTACTATCGAACACAGAGAACAATGTCATTCATAGATCATTAATTGGGCATGCGTTAGAAAACGAAGAAAGATTCAGTCAATTGAAATCCAGGATTCCTTTGGAGAAGCATATTTATGTAGCTCACCGTGAGAAGCTGCCCGTATTTTATGCATTTCAGGATATTCAAGGTTGCTGGCAATCGGGAAACCTCTGGATGGGTTGTGAGATCGCACGGGACATGATGCTAAAGACGACCATGAGCTTCACTTATTTAACAGGCACAACAAACAAACACTATAAGTGGGTTTACTCAAACATGTTCCGAGTCAGTGGGTTTGATGATATAAAAAATAGTTTCTTTGCGTTGGCCAGAAAGGGGGCGACCACAGAAGCTGAATGTCGCTTATACATTCAAGAAGCACTGAAATATATAGACCTGGTATTTTTGGCAATTGAGAAATTGTTAAAAAAATCAGATCTCTATCCATCTACGCTAAAATCTCTTTCCGCTTTGGACAACGAATTCAACAAACGAAAACAAACGAAACATAGAATATCCATGTGCGAGTATCACTTCAGAAAAAAATACTTTGCTGCGGAAGGAACTCCCTCTCTAATCAGCCTACTCAAAGAGTGGGATTGAGAACAGAACATAGCACATCAAGTCCTTGTTAGCGTGACGAATACAAATACCTTCCTGCTCATAATTATATTTATATAAACACGAGATCACGCATGGAAGTTACCCGACTAGCCATTCCCCTAATACTCTCCAGATTTGGCGAGATGACCGTATCATTATTTTATTTTTCATTTATCGGGCACTTTATAATTAGCTCTCTCAGCCATGCATCATTCGCATGGGCGTTAACTTCCTTTCTAACAGTCGTTGGCATTGGCTTTTTTTCAACATCGTTGATGAAGATAGCTGGATCCACTGACCTAAATACGAAAAGCGTTGAACTTGATTTAGTTATCTCCTTCAGGTTTGCATTTTTTTATGGAGCAATTATTGTTTCCGCAATATTTGCATATAGTGTTAGCGAATCAAAATCGCTTACGGATAACAATAATTTAGAAGGATTGAAATTACTATTGATACTCTCACTCTCTATTCCCGCCTTATACTTGCAGATAACCATCTTCAATTTTTTTAACGCCATAAAAATAGCCAAATACGAGTTAATATATACATGGCTATTCAACGCCACGCTTGCCTCAGCTTGCGCAATTTTGATTGCAACGAACACAAACACAAACGCTATTCATTTCATATCCACATATGTTGGCCTACGGTGTTTTTTGTTGTGCTTGCATTCTGTTTTTTTGATCGAAAAATCCACCAGCACATCTTAAAATTTCGGCACTCACAAAGTATCCCGACGAAAACATATGTTAATTACTTTATTAACGGCCTTCCCATGGCACTTTGCTTTGGTGGTGAAAGCCTGTTATTTCTTATGCTCTCTTTTATTTCAAAGAGTTTGGGCGATGCTAGCCTATCAGCGTACCAGGCATCTCTCCATTTTTTAAGTTTCGTATACATGATTTCAATCGGAGTGGGAAATGCTACAGGAATAGTGGCCGCAAGACATTTTAAACTAAAGAAATTTTACTCATTGAGTACAACCTATATACAAGGCATAAAGCTCGGAGCCCTCATATTGACTCCGTTTTTATTGGTTTGTTTTTTCTTTAATGAATATATATCTATAATTTATACGTCCGACGTACCAACAAGAAAATTAATTGAGGGCAATCTTCTGATCTCGATCCCTTTTTTAGTATTTGAATATATTTATGTTGTGACCCGAATGACATTAAGAAGCATGGGCGATTTCTGGATTCCCACATTATTCACAATATCGTTACTCAACATTCTCGGACTGATACTTTCCGTCGGACTTCT of the Pseudomonas frederiksbergensis genome contains:
- a CDS encoding RNA polymerase sigma factor encodes the protein MSAESVRARVEQVYREDSRRILATLIRLLGDFDLAEEALHEAFFVAVERWQRDGVPDNPRTWLVSTGRFKAIDVLRRRARFVASQPMLIAQLEALEQADWSDEDVEDDRLRLIFTCCHPALAADAQVPLTLREVCDLTTEEIARAFLSAPATIAQRIVRAKAKIRDAKIPYQVPALAELPERLDSVLRVIYLVFNEGYSASMGAELTREDLTREAIRLGRLLMELLPEPEVMGLLALMLLHESRRTARTSASGELIVLDEQDRSLWDAEMIAEGCALVERALTTRRFGPYCLQAAIAASHAEAPTAAETDWLEIVGLYDVLLRAAPSPVIELNRAAAISKRDGPLAGLTLIEGILARGDLLDYHLAHAARAEFCRQLGRVEEARAAYQRALELTQQVPERRFIEARLRELK
- a CDS encoding pyridoxamine 5'-phosphate oxidase family protein — its product is MLNSIEELEALYGQPHDRAVRKQIAFLNEDYQAMVRASPLVIVSSVGPDGMDGSPRGDTPGFVRIIDERTLAIPDRPGNNRIDTLRNVVLDSRVSLLFIIPGIGETLRVNGTAQISAEPGLLESFAVNGKPARTVMLVTVEAAYFHCSKAIVRSDLWNPEKHLERSALPTAGAFHKRLNDGQFDAETYDREAPARVRDSLY
- a CDS encoding GNAT family N-acetyltransferase; this encodes MTARLVPYDSLNALQRQQVEAIEVHKEQIRFSGDIHGALHTLLSKPGPGVKGFALLVEDVPVAFLLLKRPPVLPAWANEHSATLHALQVDHRAQGKGYGKACLQALPDVARQAFPEIKGLELSVDADNASAIALYAKFGWVDSGEAYKGRIGYERRMGLVF
- a CDS encoding inorganic phosphate transporter, giving the protein MATPSFTATQAPASSAKPQLDKKPSLLTLVIFFAVLGSGLLFTAYSLMHDMNELGTVVTTWTPFLLLGVALLIALGFEFVNGFHDTANAVATVIYTNSLPPNFAVAWSGFFNFLGVLLSSGAVAFGIIALLPVELILQVGSSAGFSMIFALLIAAILWNLGTWWLGLPASSSHTLIGSIIGVGVANALMHGRDGTSGVDWAQATKVGYALLLSPLIGFMFAALLLLALRAFVKNRALYKAPKGDTPPPWWIRGMLILTCTGVSFAHGSNDGQKGMGLIMLILVGTLPMAYALNRTMPADQALQFAAVAEVTQQALVKNAPLPAPTDPRAVLSEYMRSKEASPQLIPALAALTGTIGSEVKGYGSLAKVPAEAMGNVRNDMYLTSETIRLMDKNKVGNFDADTNGKLQLFKQQIDNATRFIPLWVKIAVAIALGLGTMVGWKRIVVTVGEKIGKTHLTYAQGASAETVAMLTIGAADMFGLPVSTTHVLSSGVAGTMVANGGGLQMKTIRNLLMAWVLTLPAAILLSGSLYWLFTQLF
- a CDS encoding methyl-accepting chemotaxis protein, which encodes MFLQKSLRAQILALLSGSLFAMLLIALACFHFLSSGVQNYANLIEGPLHTSQLIDEANLQFKVQVQEWKNVLLRGKQPADLDKYWKQFEDRQRDVQGILGELAGQKGIEPSLKTRIERLRDEHRLLGAAYRKGRDAYVAAGADPTAGDTAVKGVDRATSDQMSELVSELRKQGAEQSKLISADADRTVLLGIIVMLASGLLIGLLSLWLVNRNLVEPIRKLIEYVAQLSQGRFAERVASTRQDELGKLAIAANTLRDFLAETFNRLQRSASDLDSASGELNSIATLMASGTNEQFNRTDQVATAMNEMSATAQEVARHAADAARAADDADQSAQQGEKVMQGTIHTITQMRGEIANTATVIRRLETDSGRIGKVLEVIRGIAEQTNLLALNAAIEAARAGEAGRGFAVVADEVRSLAQRTAASIIEINQIIQTVQTGAVDAALAIESGQSRSEESVEQVTQAGVMLERITLAVEAIRDMNRQIATAAEEQTSVAEDISRNLTEITSIASTNLDNVQRTEAASHNLHGLSGQLNEVTARLSA
- a CDS encoding multidrug/biocide efflux PACE transporter, translated to MSANKSITERIFQAIGFELLAILICTPLLAWIMDKPLLDMGVVTMAIAALALAWNVIFNGLFDRALKHYNLVRNAWVRVVHALLFEGGLVAVGVPLIAWWLKVSLWQAFLLDIGVLLFFLPYTYVYHWVYDVVRERVLMRQSYVLHE
- a CDS encoding LysR family transcriptional regulator, with amino-acid sequence MASQEVLQAFVQAATQGSFSAAARKLGRSQSTISAAVASLEIDLNLTLFDRSSRKPSLTPAGHVMLQRAEDILAASSRLEMTASQLSQGVEPKLTVAISDTYQSDRFEAALSAFELRYPDLELECLIAECDDLVALVQRGRAQVAFAEKQDSYPPDLVSSTMEERTEIALFVSREHPLAALSHIDQGVLQQHRELRLATIVNPYESRAKGRVWSAPSYLMLLEMAQGGFGWAPLPRWLVERFGQGTLQELDVRGWPKPVFVDALWSRLHPPGPAGSWLLGKMLE
- a CDS encoding YciI family protein; its protein translation is MKYLCLVYSNEHELHSLPESPNDAECMAYAEAIQGSGRMVAAEALESVQTATTVRMRNGKMSITDGPFAETKEQLAGFYLIDAKDLNEAIQVAGNIPAARVGCVEVRPVRQLNPGA
- a CDS encoding YybH family protein; its protein translation is MNATHEIQTLIDTYRQAVIAKDVEKLMPLYAEDIVSYDAVKALQFRGKAAYRAHWQECMEMCQGAHKFDFDHMNIVADEHIAFAHWLAHCGGTNEKGETQACWMRVTACYRRDDGQWRIVHEHWSAPFDMMSGTALFNLEP
- a CDS encoding MATE family efflux transporter, whose translation is MLSFISKSLGDASLSAYQASLHFLSFVYMISIGVGNATGIVAARHFKLKKFYSLSTTYIQGIKLGALILTPFLLVCFFFNEYISIIYTSDVPTRKLIEGNLLISIPFLVFEYIYVVTRMTLRSMGDFWIPTLFTISLLNILGLILSVGLLSFYNYSVHSIFVALVLCSFFLMSFLLWRLGSLLRQLNHQLVERQLPYDRA
- a CDS encoding transporter, coding for MNHSIDQRHRDTDLFGLLYGFSFRPGERGRELDSAKALQCLQQPGDNDEFLWLHLNLAHAACERWMKSHLQLPDEFFEALHEGSRSTRIEHVDSALLAVVNDVVFNLSSMVSSDVSTLWVCARSRLIVSARLQPLHSVDKLRSSVKAGECFRSPLELLVHLLRDQGEVLTQIVRKTSLSVDQIEDELLSSRLSTNRAELGANRRVLVRLQRLLALEPGSLLRLLNRPPQWLQKEDVKELRKSTEEFALIINDLTALGERIKLLQEEIAANLNEQSNRTLFTLTVVTVLALPINIIAGFFGMNVGGVPLSGDPEGFWILVALVATFTVIAGRWAFRKRQDY